One Endozoicomonas gorgoniicola DNA window includes the following coding sequences:
- a CDS encoding transposase, which translates to MSPPSKFKDSPVEFDQHLLFPTNIFDLLPQDHDCYIYETIFQNIDTSEVEKQYHHLGQHAYPPKLIVGILIYAYSHGVFSSREIEKRCRQDLAFMYISQMNCPNFRVLGDFRKNNLSFFHDCFKQSVKLAMELKLASLGHISLDGSKFKANSSKHKAMSYGRLKAKEAELSAEVDELIKKASQCDQEEDDAYKETNGYSIPEDLQFKEERLKKIKAAKKALEEREKALNPDEPIDDKKQISFADHDARMMSKKGYCEYSYNAQINVDADHQIIVGQHISQRANDVQEVGKRQINQRTG; encoded by the coding sequence ATGTCGCCACCTTCAAAATTCAAGGATAGCCCTGTTGAGTTCGACCAGCACCTGCTGTTTCCAACCAACATCTTTGATCTTCTTCCCCAAGATCATGACTGCTACATCTATGAAACCATCTTCCAGAACATTGACACCTCGGAAGTTGAAAAGCAGTACCATCACCTTGGACAGCATGCCTACCCACCCAAGCTGATCGTAGGTATCCTGATCTATGCCTACAGTCATGGTGTATTCAGCTCCCGTGAAATAGAAAAACGGTGTCGGCAGGACTTGGCATTCATGTACATCTCTCAGATGAATTGCCCAAACTTTCGGGTCCTGGGGGACTTTCGCAAAAACAACCTGTCATTTTTTCATGACTGTTTCAAACAGTCCGTCAAGCTGGCGATGGAGTTGAAACTGGCATCGCTTGGGCATATCAGCCTGGATGGTTCGAAATTCAAAGCCAACAGTTCAAAGCATAAGGCTATGAGCTACGGTCGGCTTAAAGCCAAAGAGGCAGAGCTCAGCGCTGAAGTTGATGAACTGATCAAAAAAGCCAGCCAGTGCGATCAGGAAGAAGACGACGCCTACAAAGAAACTAATGGCTACAGTATTCCTGAAGACCTCCAGTTTAAAGAAGAACGACTGAAGAAAATTAAGGCAGCCAAAAAAGCACTGGAAGAGCGTGAGAAAGCCCTCAATCCGGACGAGCCAATAGACGACAAGAAACAGATTAGCTTTGCAGACCATGATGCCCGGATGATGAGCAAGAAGGGGTACTGCGAATACAGCTACAATGCTCAAATTAATGTAGATGCGGATCACCAGATCATTGTCGGCCAACACATCAGTCAACGCGC